One Megalopta genalis isolate 19385.01 chromosome 5, iyMegGena1_principal, whole genome shotgun sequence DNA window includes the following coding sequences:
- the LOC117227453 gene encoding WD repeat-containing protein 48: MAAHKTGGQSARKKVQVSMVIRDEVEKRHRAGINSLQYDPALHRLYSAGRDSIIRIWNCKNMKDPYIQSMEHHTDWVNDIVLCCGGKNLISASSDTTVKVWNAHKGFCMSTLRTHKDYVKALAYAKDREQVASAGLDKLIFLWDVNTLTALTASNNTVTTSSLSGNKDSIYSLAMNQTGTVIVSGSTEKVLRVWDPRHCNKLMKLRGHTDNIKALVLNRDGSECLSASSDGTIKLWSLGQQRCIQTFRVHTEGVWALLATDSFSHVLSGGRDKRVVMTELSYPERYTVICEEQAPILKMVMMPDQSSIWVATSESTINNWTISQKDWQDSGIGDYCDSATGVSSNVLRNTEPAQRILGGPAIRHCHVLNDRRHVLTKDTEENVALYDVLKACKVEDLGKVDFEQEIKKRNKMVYVPNWFNVDLKTGMLTIHLGQDENDCFSAWVSAKETGLAENDAVDQKVNYGNLLLQALLEHWWRPLHADDENEGSSNDGNGPIHTRGGNPYFSVPSHTPLIFSEVGGKTLYRLLVRDAAGETEGGLLNETVPAWVVNIVVDKNLPQFIKIPFYLLPHATSGVKSLKKDRLIANDFIQIRKVAEHVCDKVLGAGSDSGSVAGTGNTVSGGSPAGDRANTDSNADNSSLAEEKVEILCNDQVLDLSMDLRTVRHLIWKSSADLTFHYRPVK; this comes from the exons ATGGCAGCTCATAAGACGGGCGGGCAGAGCGCCCGAAAGAAAGTCCAG GTGTCCATGGTTATAAGAGACGAAGTGGAGAAGAGACACAGAGCTGGAATCAACTCCTTACAATACGACCCAGCTTTGCATAGGCTTTATTCCGCGGGTAGAGATAGTATTATAAGAATATGGAATTGCAAAAATATGAAGGACCCATATATTCAATCGATGGAACATCATACAGATTGGGTGAATGATATAGTATTATGTTGTGGTGGCAAAAATC TGATATCAGCCAGCTCTGATACAACAGTAAAGGTATGGAATGCGCATAAAGGCTTTTGCATGTCCACGTTAAGGACACACAAGGACTATGTGAAAGCTTTAGCTTATGCTAAAGATAGAGAGCAAGTGGCTAGTGCAGGTTTAGATAAACTGATCTTCCTGTGGGACGTTAATACATTGACTGCCCTTACAGCTAGCAACAACACAGTAACAA CATCGTCGCTTAGCGGAAACAAAGATTCAATATACAGTCTTGCCATGAATCAGACTGGAACAGTTATAGTAAGCGGAAGCACAGAAAAAGTTTTGAGAGTGTGGGATCCGAGACACTGTAACAAATTGATGAAACTTCGTGGTCACACGGATAATATTAAAGCTTTAGTATTAAATAGAGATGGAAGCGAGTGTTTGTCGGCAAGTTCCGACGGAACTATTAAACTTTGGTCGTTAGGACAGCAAAGATGTATTCAAACTTTTCGAGTACACACAGAAGGTGTTTGGGCTTTATTG GCAACAGATTCCTTCAGCCATGTGTTATCAGGGGGAAGGGATAAAAGAGTTGTAATGACTGAATTAAGTTATCCCGAAAGGTATACCGTTATATGTGAAGAGCAAGCACCTATACTAAAGATGGTTATGATGCCTGACCAGTCTAGCATTTGGGTGGCAACCAGCGAATCGACTATAAATAATTGG ACTATAAGTCAAAAAGATTGGCAGGACTCAGGAATTGGTGATTACTGCGACTCAGCTACCGGAGTGTCTTCAAATGTTTTACGTAACACGGAACCTGCACAAAGAATATTGGGTGGACCCGCGATAAGGCATTGTCATGTTTTAAACGATCGTAGACACGTTTTGACGAAAGATACAGAAGAGAATGTAGCCTTGTACGATGTATTAAAGGCGTGCAAAGTTGAAGATTTAGGAAAAGTAGACTTTGAACAGGAaataaagaaaagaaataaaatggTATACGTTCCGAATTGGTTCAATGTCGATCTTAAAACAGGA ATGTTAACCATTCATTTAGGTCAAGATGAAAACGACTGTTTTTCTGCATGGGTCTCTGCAAAGGAAACTGGCCTCGCTGAAAATGATGCTGTTGATCAAAAAG TGAATTATGGAAATCTTTTGCTGCAAGCTTTACTCGAACATTGGTGGAGACCGTTGCATGCTGATGATGAGAATGAAGGTAGTAGTAACGATGGTAATGGTCCTATACATACGAGGGGAGGAAATCCATACTTTTCAGTACCTAGTCACACACCTCTTATATTTAG CGAAGTGGGAGGAAAAACTTTGTATAGGTTACTAGTTAGAGATGCTGCAGGAGAAACAGAAGGAGGATTATTAAATGAAACTGTACCAGCGTGGGTGGTCAATATTGTTGTGGATAAGAATCTTccacaatttattaaaatacctTTTTACCTCCTTCCACATGCCACATCTGGTGTAAAGAGTTTGAAGAA GGATCGTTTAATCGCCAACGATTTTATACAAATTCGTAAGGTGGCGGAGCATGTTTGCGACAAGGTGCTTGGTGCAGGAAGTGATTCAGGATCAGTAGCAGGCACTGGAAATACAGTTTCTGGTGGTTCTCCGGCTGGGGATAGAGCAAATACGGATTCGAACGCTGATAATTCTTCGCTGGCCGAAGAAAAGGTGGAAATTCTATGTAACGATCAGGTTTTGGATCTTTCTATGGATTTAAGAACG GTAAGGCATTTAATTTGGAAGAGTTCGGCAGACTTGACGTTTCATTACCGGCCTGTCAAATAG
- the LOC117227452 gene encoding kanadaptin → MEIKVNEEELLREMEMNEITMNSNNEKVRKLDDEKGCDSTLSSSMENNRTDSLKIPNETSSTDIVFKKPTVTGLERSRLEGKHLKTCPVFSIGNPESLVIVEKSQEHFKDPPFPYMEPPWSGKAEKDYKMEVLKSGVIIDTISLTKQSFYVIGRLPSCHISLAHPTISRHHAVLQYRSIEDREHSKGLYVYDLGSTHGTFWNGSRIKPNIYVRLRGGHMLRFGCSQRKFILQAPLDDQEEESLYTISELKQMRASKLEKPGNQDDESFNENKETDGIDWGMREDANEETDLQENPYACIGDEELVLEDPKKTLRGWFEREGYDLQYKTEERGPGQFLCWVELPMEDIVGHSLKAEALVKGKKKEAVVKCALEACKILDKYGLLRQSHHEAKKRKTRNWEAEDYYDSDEDNFLDRTGSIERKREQRMRLAGKLEEKVETYNSLLEKYGKILKRISHLTDSIKNWQYETNMRTETSEEDALDAFMLNLSSSALSKNDIVKMKLELLTLRKEEASVMKLLDLTRPANLPALVQQSITTNSTTDRDKIIMNTIQDISKASKIQRYMLELRKGKLNNRRSNGNVAGLISYTSAKDSMEEESEEESDPEDANKDELLSNSSPRINKKICELRHSCTSNADTVATTTTTTTTTTTTTTTTTTTTTTITTTSSSTTTSTATATITIPTTTDADNTDTITTVDANDITSTISINRSNREKKRRKIVSCDQDIYADNYSMWIPPQGQEGDGKTSLNDKYGY, encoded by the exons ATGGAAATAAAAGTAAATGAGGAAGAATTATTGCGTGAAATGGAAATGAACGAGATTACAATGAATTCGAACAACGAGAAAGTAAGAAAACTAGACGACGAAAAAGGCTGTGATAGTACCTTATCCAGTTCGATGGAAAATAATAGAACTGATTCCTTAAAAATTCCTAATGAGACCAGTAGTACCGACATAGTTTTTAAAAAACCGACTGTTACTGGACTCGAACGTTCTCGATTAGAAGGTAAACATTTGAAAACGTGCCCTGTCTTTTCGATTGGAAACCCAGAAAGCTTGGTTATAGTGGAAAAATCTCAAGAACATTTTAAGGATCCACCGTTTCCTTACATGGAACCTCCTTGGAGTGGAAAAGCAGAAAAAGATTACAAAATGGAGGTATTAAAATCTGGCGTCATTATAGACACAATTTCGCTCACGAAACAAAGTTTTTATGTCATTGGACGCCTACCATCGTGTCACATATCGTTAGCTCATCCAACAATTTCTCGGCATCATGCTGTCTTACAGTACAGATCGATAGAAGATCGTGAACACTCTAAAGGCCTTTATGTATATGACCTAGGAAGTACTCATGGTACTTTTTGGAATGGAAGTCGTATTAAACCTAATATTTATGTACGGCTGCGAGGTGGTCATATGCTCAGATTTGGATGTAGTCAGAGAAAATTCATATTACAAGCTCCATTGGATGATCAAGAAGAGGAATCTCTGTACACAATATCAGAATTGAAG CAAATGCGAGCATCGAAGCTAGAAAAACCTGGCAACCAAGATGATGAATCATTTAATGAAAACAAAGAGACCGATGGTATTGACTGGGGTATGAGAGAGGATGCTAATGAAGAAACAGATTTGCAAGAGAATCCTTATGCCTGCATTGGCGACGAGGAGTTAGTTTTGGAAGACCCTAAAAAGACCTTAAGAGGTTGGTTCGAGAGAGAAGGATATGATCTACAGTACAAAACAGAAGAAAGAGGACCTGGTCAATTTTTATGTTGGGTAGA ACTACCCATGGAAGATATTGTAGGTCACTCTTTGAAAGCAGAAGCTCTTGTCAAgggcaaaaaaaaagaagctGTAGTGAAATGTGCGCTAGAAGCTTGTAAAATATTGGACAAATATGGATTACTAAGACAATCGCATCATG AAGCAAAAAAACGGAAAACAAGAAACTGGGAAGCCGAAGATTACTATGATTCGGACGAGGACAATTTTTTAGATAGGACAGGATCGATAGAAAGAAAACGTGAACAAAGAATGCGGCTGGCTGGCAAATTGGAAGAAAAAGTGGAGACATACAATTCTTTG CTTGAAAAGTATGGGAAAATTCTAAAACGGATTTCGCATCTGACAGATTCGATTAAAAATTGGCAATATGAAACTAATATGAGGACAGAAACATCGGAAGAAGACGCCTTGGATGCTTTTATGTTAAATTTAAGTTCGTCCGCTTTGTCTAAAAACGACATTGTCAAGATGAAACTGGAACTACTGACTCTTCGTAAAGAAGAAGCGAGCGTAATGAAATTATTAGATTTGACACGACCAGCAAATTTACCGGCACTTGTTCAACAAAGTATAACAACAAATTCAACAACTGATCGAGATAAAATAATTATGAATACTATACAAGACATATCAAAAGCAAGTAAAATCCAACGTTACATGCTTGAACTTAGAAAG GGAAAACTTAATAATCGTCGGTCAAACGGAAACGTCGCTGGATTAATATCATATACATCTGCTAAGGATAGCATGGAAGAGGAATCTGAAGAAGAATCGGATCCTGAAGATGCAAACAAAGATGAATTGCTTTCAAATTCGTCTCCTCGCATAAACAAAAAAATTTGTGAACTACGACACTCTTGCACATCTAATGCAGATACCgttgctactactactactactactactactactactactactactactactactactactactactactactattactactactagtaGTAGTACCACTACTAGTACTGCTACTGCTACTATTACTATTCCTACCACCACCGATGCTGACAATACTGATACTATCACTACAGTCGATGCTAATGATATTACTTCCACAATCAGCATAAATAGGTCTAACCGAGAAAAAAAACGTCGGAAAATAGTATCTTGTGATCAAGATATTTATGCCGACAATTATTCTATGTGGATTCCTCCACAAGGACAAGAAGGGGATGGAAAAACGAGTCTTAACGACAAATATGGTTACTAA
- the SF1 gene encoding splicing factor 1 isoform X1 produces MNQSRNFTSLLNPSYLQNAQQNAATANAAAAAAAAAAAVSAAIANGTQLNANSSNTTTNNVRKREAESDGKQEKETKEERRKRRRTRWGGSEHDKTFIPGMPTVLPTNLTPEQEKAYLFQLQIEEISRKLRTGDLGIPLNPEERSPSPEPIYSSDGKRLNTREYRTRRKLEEERHNLIQKILKINPEFKPPPDYKPPIIRVHDKVMIPQEEHPDINFVGLLIGPRGNTLKSMEKETGAKIIIRGKGSVKEGKVGRKDGQPLPGEDEPLHAYITANNLDAVKKAVERIHEIIRQGVEVPEGQNDLRRNQLRELALLNGTLRENDGPRCTNCGASDHKSWLCPDKPNVTNNIVCSSCGGAGHIARDCRSKRPGQGGPAAAGMGGMGPGGDKAKIDEEYMSLMAELGEGPPPDRSKSGQQRQPNPNPNYPGLFDRQQAPRALMAAPAHPPPQMMQGGPMMPPPGMAPPPWSQGEVSNMNGMNMQWQPPVSMPPPPGVMQPPPPPPGSTSQPNIPPLMPWMAGNNQPPPPGQMPPTQIPPPGMGIPPWQQGQQGPMRPPPPGTAPPPGFPGWQPQQMGGWPPAAPVPPPPQQQTPAPPGIDLNTLPTLLAQPPPPPPPTS; encoded by the exons ATGAATCAATCGCGAAATTTCACGTCGCTGTTGAACCCGAGCTACTTGCAAAACGCACAGCAAAATGCTGCAACTGCAAACGCGGCCGCCGCTGCAGCGGCTGCAGCCGCCGCGGTCAGCGCTGCGATTGCAAATGGTACCCAGCTAAACGCCAATTCCTCAAATACAACGACGAACAATGTCAGGAAACGCGAAGCGGAAA gTGACGGTAAACAGGAAAAAGAGACGAAAGAGGAACGTAGGAAGAGGAGGAGAACTAGATGGGGTGGTAGCGAACATGACAAAACATTTATACCTGGCATGCCTACAGTTCTCCCAACAAACCTGACTCCTGAACAGGAGAAGGCTTACCTCT TTCAGCTGCAGATCGAGGAAATCAGCAGGAAACTACGCACTGGAGACCTTGGAATTCCACTTAATCCTGAGGAAAG ATCACCATCTCCAGAACCAATATACAGTAGCGATGGTAAACGGTTGAACACAAGGGAATACCGTACTAGACGTAAATTGGAAGAAGAACGTCACAATCTTATTCAGAAGATTCTCAAAATTAATCCCGAGTTCAAACCTCCGCCAGATTATAA GCCTCCGATAATACGGGTACATGACAAAGTAATGATTCCTCAAGAGGAACATCCAGACATCAACTTTGTTGGTCTGCTTATTGGCCCACGTGGCAATACATTGAAGT CAATGGAGAAGGAAACTGGAGCGAAGATCATAATTCGGGGTAAAGGCTCCGTGAAAGAGGGAAAAGTTGGAAGGAAAGATGGACAACCTTTGCCTGGCGAGGATGAACCTCTGCATGCGTATATTACAGCCAATAATTTGGATGCTGTAAAGAAAGCTGTTGAAAGA ATTCATGAAATTATACGACAAGGTGTGGAAGTGCCTGAAGGACAAAATGATTTACGACGTAATCAGCTTAGAGAGTTGGCTTTATTGAATGGAACATTGCGAGAAAATGATGGACCACGTTGTACTAATTGCGGCGCATCGGATCACAAATCGTGGCTG TGTCCAGATAAGCCAAATGTAACAAACAACATAGTGTGCTCGAGCTGCGGAGGAGCAGGCCATATCGCTCGCGATTGTCGGTCTAAAAGACCAGGTCAGGGTGGACCAGCTGCCGCAGGAATGGGAGGAATGGGACCTGGCGGTGATAAAGCTAAAATCGATGAGGAATATATGTCTCTTATGGCAGAATTAGGCGAGGGTCCGCCGCCTGATAGATCGAAAAGTGGACAACAACGACAACCAAACCCAAATCCAAATTATCCGGGTCTTTTCGACAG ACAACAAGCTCCTCGTGCTTTAATGGCGGCACCAGCTCATCCGCCTCCACAAATGATGCAAGGCGGACCAATGATGCCACCGCCAGGCATGGCTCCACCACCGTGGAGTCAAGGTGAAGTAAGCAACATGAATGGTATGAACATGCAATGGCAACCACCGGTTAGCATGCCTCCTCCACCTGGTGTAATGCAAccgccaccaccaccgccgGGCTCTACGTCCCAACCGAATATCCCTCCGTTGATGCCCTGGATGGCTGGCAATAATCAGCCACCGCCGCCTGGACAAATGCCACCAACACAGATCCCACCTCCTGGCATGGGTATTCCACCGTGGCAACAGGGCCAGCAAGGACCAATGCGGCCACCTCCACCTGGAACAGCTCCGCCGCCAGGATTTCCAGGATGGCAGCCGCAACAAATGGGTGGATGGCCACCGGCGGCACCGGTTCCACCTCCTCCGCAGCAACAAACACCAGCTCCGCCTGGCATCGATCTCAACACTTTACCTACGCTCTTGGCGCAACCACCGCCACCACCGCCACCAACAAGTTAG
- the LOC117227459 gene encoding putative glutathione-specific gamma-glutamylcyclotransferase 2 → MWVFGYGSLIWKADFPYEKILVGHIKGYSRRFYQKSTDHRGIPSRPGRVVTLVASNNAKDEVWGIAYKISSEDINKVVKHLDYREKGGYERKSVPFYPSYSIENIGVHSLENNSTQGILGCTKLIPLSEDNTPFYITIYIGGEDNPNYAGVEDVFTIAKHILVSRGPSGTNTEYLYKLASAMRIIAPNVSDEHLFTLEATVKALEKEEAEQAKLDKNSTVDKNR, encoded by the exons ATGTGGGTATTTGGTTATGGTTCACTTATATGGAAAGCAGATTTTCCGTATGAAAAAATTTTGGTCGGACACATTAAAGGGTACAGTAGGAGATTTTATCAAAAAAGTACAGACCACAGAGGAATACCCAGTAGA CCTGGCAGAGTTGTCACATTGGTAGCATCAAATAATGCCAAAGACGAAGTATGGGGTATCGCATATAAAATATCATCCGAAGACATAAATAAAGTTGTTAAACACTTGGACTACAGAGAAAAAGGTGGCTACGAAAGGAAAAGTGTCCCCTTTTATCCATCTTATTCGATAGAAAACATTGGAGTACATTCGTTAGAAAATAATTCTACTCAGGGCATCCTTGGATGTACAAAATTAATACCGTTAAGTGAAGATAATACACCGTTTTACATTACAATTTATATAGGTGGAGAAGATAATCCAAATTATGCGGGTGTAGAAGATGTTTTTACAATAGCTAAACACATACTTGTATCTCGTGGTCCTAGCGGAACTAATAccgaatatttatataaattagcgTCTGCAATGCGAATAATAGCACCGAATGTGTCCGACGAGCATCTGTTTACTTTGGAAGCTACTGTAAAGGCATTGGAAAAGGAAGAAGCTGAACAA
- the SF1 gene encoding splicing factor 1 isoform X2: protein MPTVLPTNLTPEQEKAYLFQLQIEEISRKLRTGDLGIPLNPEERSPSPEPIYSSDGKRLNTREYRTRRKLEEERHNLIQKILKINPEFKPPPDYKPPIIRVHDKVMIPQEEHPDINFVGLLIGPRGNTLKSMEKETGAKIIIRGKGSVKEGKVGRKDGQPLPGEDEPLHAYITANNLDAVKKAVERIHEIIRQGVEVPEGQNDLRRNQLRELALLNGTLRENDGPRCTNCGASDHKSWLCPDKPNVTNNIVCSSCGGAGHIARDCRSKRPGQGGPAAAGMGGMGPGGDKAKIDEEYMSLMAELGEGPPPDRSKSGQQRQPNPNPNYPGLFDRQQAPRALMAAPAHPPPQMMQGGPMMPPPGMAPPPWSQGEVSNMNGMNMQWQPPVSMPPPPGVMQPPPPPPGSTSQPNIPPLMPWMAGNNQPPPPGQMPPTQIPPPGMGIPPWQQGQQGPMRPPPPGTAPPPGFPGWQPQQMGGWPPAAPVPPPPQQQTPAPPGIDLNTLPTLLAQPPPPPPPTS from the exons ATGCCTACAGTTCTCCCAACAAACCTGACTCCTGAACAGGAGAAGGCTTACCTCT TTCAGCTGCAGATCGAGGAAATCAGCAGGAAACTACGCACTGGAGACCTTGGAATTCCACTTAATCCTGAGGAAAG ATCACCATCTCCAGAACCAATATACAGTAGCGATGGTAAACGGTTGAACACAAGGGAATACCGTACTAGACGTAAATTGGAAGAAGAACGTCACAATCTTATTCAGAAGATTCTCAAAATTAATCCCGAGTTCAAACCTCCGCCAGATTATAA GCCTCCGATAATACGGGTACATGACAAAGTAATGATTCCTCAAGAGGAACATCCAGACATCAACTTTGTTGGTCTGCTTATTGGCCCACGTGGCAATACATTGAAGT CAATGGAGAAGGAAACTGGAGCGAAGATCATAATTCGGGGTAAAGGCTCCGTGAAAGAGGGAAAAGTTGGAAGGAAAGATGGACAACCTTTGCCTGGCGAGGATGAACCTCTGCATGCGTATATTACAGCCAATAATTTGGATGCTGTAAAGAAAGCTGTTGAAAGA ATTCATGAAATTATACGACAAGGTGTGGAAGTGCCTGAAGGACAAAATGATTTACGACGTAATCAGCTTAGAGAGTTGGCTTTATTGAATGGAACATTGCGAGAAAATGATGGACCACGTTGTACTAATTGCGGCGCATCGGATCACAAATCGTGGCTG TGTCCAGATAAGCCAAATGTAACAAACAACATAGTGTGCTCGAGCTGCGGAGGAGCAGGCCATATCGCTCGCGATTGTCGGTCTAAAAGACCAGGTCAGGGTGGACCAGCTGCCGCAGGAATGGGAGGAATGGGACCTGGCGGTGATAAAGCTAAAATCGATGAGGAATATATGTCTCTTATGGCAGAATTAGGCGAGGGTCCGCCGCCTGATAGATCGAAAAGTGGACAACAACGACAACCAAACCCAAATCCAAATTATCCGGGTCTTTTCGACAG ACAACAAGCTCCTCGTGCTTTAATGGCGGCACCAGCTCATCCGCCTCCACAAATGATGCAAGGCGGACCAATGATGCCACCGCCAGGCATGGCTCCACCACCGTGGAGTCAAGGTGAAGTAAGCAACATGAATGGTATGAACATGCAATGGCAACCACCGGTTAGCATGCCTCCTCCACCTGGTGTAATGCAAccgccaccaccaccgccgGGCTCTACGTCCCAACCGAATATCCCTCCGTTGATGCCCTGGATGGCTGGCAATAATCAGCCACCGCCGCCTGGACAAATGCCACCAACACAGATCCCACCTCCTGGCATGGGTATTCCACCGTGGCAACAGGGCCAGCAAGGACCAATGCGGCCACCTCCACCTGGAACAGCTCCGCCGCCAGGATTTCCAGGATGGCAGCCGCAACAAATGGGTGGATGGCCACCGGCGGCACCGGTTCCACCTCCTCCGCAGCAACAAACACCAGCTCCGCCTGGCATCGATCTCAACACTTTACCTACGCTCTTGGCGCAACCACCGCCACCACCGCCACCAACAAGTTAG